The following DNA comes from Triticum aestivum cultivar Chinese Spring chromosome 3D, IWGSC CS RefSeq v2.1, whole genome shotgun sequence.
ACATAGTGTTTTTCCTCATGAGAGAGTTTGTGATTTTTTGCCAATATTTGACGCCATTTTGCTCGCTTACACATACCGGATCCATGCTTCTGGCCAACCAAGAATCAACCAACAAAACATCTTCAAAATGTGTGAATGGCATACCTCTTGGCTTGATTGCCTTCTTTTTGGGGCGCGACGTTTGCCCGACTTAAAATAAAGGGGAATTGGTATACCCCATATCAAAATGTAAAGAATCTTGACCATCATTAATAATGTTTAGCATTATTTCGTCCTACACAATATGGGTCGCAACTAAACTACCATCACTAGATTGATCAAATGGCATGTGCCACAAATGAATCAACCAATGTCGTATGGGGCAAAGAATGTACCGGGTTTTGTTCGGGCATATTGTCGACCAAATTGGTGGGCATGCCCAAGGCTGGCCTTGCCCGACGTTGTTCAATGCCTTTGGAGTTGCGGCGAGTCGTACACCGTCTCCTTGACGGCGGCGTCTTTCAAAAAGTTATGGCTTTACCGATGAGTTCTTCTTTCCCGCGGCTATGACGAACGGATCGGTCGCCAGACCGCATGCACCCAAGTCCATCTCCTCATCACCAGCCATCTCCGCACCGACCCTCTCCGCAACTACCTTCTCCACCGCTTCTGGCAGCGCTCCCTTCTGGCGGCATTCTTCGCCTTGCAACTGACGACCACAGTCCGGGATCCCCATGGATTCCGCCCAGGCATCATCCATGCCGATGGTGGCGGACAAGGTAGTCGACAACGACATCTATGACAGTGGACGAGGGCGGTGGCACGAATGGCAAGGGTGCAGGTGGGCGGCGGCGTGAACGCGGGAGGAGTGCACTCAATTTGGTGGACCAGTCAATTTGGAGTGGATTTGGGATGGTCCGGCCTGTCCGATCCGACGTATCGGACGCATCCGGGCGCCCCTATATCCAACCCATTAGCTGGGTATTtgtttgggtgtgtgtgtgtgtggggggggggggggggctggacgTTTGGACTGAGTTTGGCAGGTCTTGTTGGGTGAAAGTTTTCTGTCCGAGCCCGACCGCCTGACGTTTGGGGCGGAAATGGGgctccggctgtagatgctctaattgTATCGCACACCATCCCATGAAAAATGGAATTGCCACTCATTCATTTTGGATCGTGTCTTTCACATGTGAAAAATCGTGCTGTACTTGGAGAAGAACGAAATATACTTTGGGATGCAAAAAAAGGCGGATTCGTTCACCGCTGAAGAAGCGAACGCATCTCTGTTTGTCAGTGTACAGAAAAACTGCAGACCCTTTCCTTTTTTTTTGAGGGTCAGACCCTTTCCTAGTGCTAACAAGAAGCTACTGCACCGTGGCGTCCAATATTTCTCCGTTGCAACCCAACCGTGCTATCACCGGTTTCCGGATCAGGCAGTAGGTCGATGTCATCTTCTGCATCTCCCGGTCTTCAGAAATGAACCTGGTTTCTCCTCCTTCAACTGAAACCTGAAGCTACGGCGGCACGGGAGACCTTCGGGCTAGGATTCTGAACTAGCACCAGCAACGGCTGTGAAGAATAGCACGGTTCGGCATGAGAAGTCCTCTGCAGTATCACCAGGTGTTAGATTCAAATGCAACAACTCTGCGATCATAACACAAAGATGAACAAATAACTGAATTAATTGTGCAGTGTTGCCTACCACTCCAACATGCCATTGGTCCGAGACGAGGCCTCTGAAATCGGCTGCGTCCATTTCCTGTGTTGTTACAGTAAGCACGGCGCATTTCAGTCGAGTTTTTCAGACCACAAGAACACAAGATGCTAAAGAAATGAACTGAGGTTAGGTGACCATACCACGCTGTAAATGGGTGGCATGGTAATCTCCCAGTTCGACTTCATCAGGGGCATGACCGGCAGGTGGAGTGATGCTTCAGGGATCCTGAAGTTCCACCTGAACATTTGGAATTCATGTCAAATTTCAGCTCAAGATGGTGTTTCGGTTCCTTCTAACGACCCTGTCCGGCGATAATCTATACTCACCCAATATACATGAAGATGCAGAACTGCACCCATTCGCGTACCAACACACGGAACCAGTAGTTATCCGGCGTATCATCAGCCCTCATGTACACCTGAAGTCACAAATGGCATCATCACAGTTCAGTATGCATCGTCTTACCAAACTCTGAATGTACCATAAGAAAACGGTGTGCATGCGCAGTCAAAGCTGATTGTTACCATGATGAATGCCACTGCTGCCACCTGCATTGTACCCTGAAATCTCCTGAAGAGAAGAAAACAAGGAGCTAAGCACATGAGTTATTATTTTAAGAAGAGTAAATTACTTTAAGTGTTCGTCAGGAATAAGGACTGCTTACTTAAACATTGTGTACTTGGTGTTGAGTGTCCCATGCAGTGAATGGATGTCTTCCTCCTCCACGAAATTAAGCTGCTCGCGCAGAACCAGCAGGCATTGCGACGTGCGGCGGAATATGATGTAGAATGACGCGAAGTAGTTCATCAGAAGAAAACCCTGTTCCAAAATCAGAGCACAGTTTCTGATCATCTGGCTTCTTAGATAGCTAATTGTATAGAATCCCCAAACAAATAATCTCGGAAGAAGACAGATGGCTTACGGTGAAATAAGGGACTGCGGCTTTATAGCCGATGAGGCTAAGGTAGAGGAGGCATCCGAGCCCCGCAGTTGTGCGTCTCTCCCTGATGGAGAGGCGCTCGTACATGATGCAGTAACCGTGGGAGATGAGCATGAAGGAGACGAAGGAGGCCGTCTGGAAGAGGATCCCCGTCACGTACACGCCGAACGACATCCACAGCGAGCATGTGTGAAGGTGTACGCACGAGTACCTGCATGCGCGGCACCCAAATTCAGACCTTCGGCAACAACATCAGGGGCTTGTTCACATTTTTTTCAGGGATGAAAGGTGCCAAACTGAAGTACTGAACCTAGTGAAGTGAAAGGGAaacaaaatataaaaaaagaaTCAGACTGCTCACCAGAACAGAAACGAGAGTGCCATTTGCAAAGCTTTGATCAGGGGAACCAAGGCCAGGATCCACTGAAGGTTATTCGCCTGTtgtaaaaaagaaacaaaattagGAAACTAACCAACAACGGAATTACGAAAAAAAAAATCCCTCTCAATTTAATCAGGCACCCAAAGCAGGTGGTACATACTGAAAATTCTGCTTGAAGCTCATACAGTTCTGGGGAAAAAAATGTTGAAATTGAACGGCAGGATTCAACAGACCTGGAAGTGGCGATTCCTCCATGAGCTGAAGGCCCAGGAGATCCCCGACGCCGCCCATATCGCCAAGAAGCCGAGGTAGAGCGACGGGAGAGGCTGGTAGGCGCTGCTCAGCGCCGGGAGAGAAGACGACGAGGCCTCCTGCATCTTCCTGCACGGGCAACCGACCACTGGCAATGCACAGAAACACGGAGAAGATCTTGGCGAAGATGGGACGGAGATGAATCACGAGAGGCTTGAACGGATTGATGATGATGGATTGGAGCAGCAGTGTGcgtagatagatagataaatagcCAGGGCTTGGATTTGATTTTATCATGGCAACGGTGCGGTAATGGGTTTGGCGTCTGGGGGAAGGGGAGTACGTGCGCCCCCTCTTTTTCTCACCAGAAGCGTTATGGGAGTGTAGGAGTAGTTAGGGTTGGTTGCTTATTGGAGGGAAAATACTAAAGGCAACGGCTCTATTCGTGTCTcacaaattaaataaaaatcattACCTTTTTTTATAGCCGAAAATTATTCTCTTCTCTTTGGTGGTGTTGTTGACTTGTGCCTGGAATAAAAACATATGTACGCGTACGTGTGCATTCCTTTTGGCCCAAGGGCGTGAGGGACACCTTTTTTGGGGGGCAATTTGACTTTGGCCCAAGGATGATCATGCTACACTTTGGTTTGACTTCGGACTGACATGTAGGGTCCAGAGTCAGTTCATATCAAGGTGTAGCAAAAGTGCGTCGTTATCAAAATTTGACAGCCCGAATAAGCAGTCAGCTCGATTGTTCTTGTTGCGTAGGGGTACTACAAGTATAAGAAAAGTATATGTACCACGACACAGAAATTAAGATATGGTATGAGATCGTAATAGTAGGTGGtggaaatgagaaaagaaaaagcTTGCAGGCCTGTATAACAGGGGACGGAGAAAGATCATGTCACGAATTTGTAGGGCCGGAAACGCTAAAGAACGCATTCTCGAAGAAATGTTTTGGTAAAGTACTCGAAGGCACGCACCGTGCCAGCGTCAGTCGCCTGGTGATCTGGGTGCATGCCTTACCGCCGGAATTAACTAGCGCTGTAATATCGGCGGATCGTGGCCGCATATCGCGCATGCTCATGTATGGGCCATCCAGGGTCAACACATAAATAACTTGGCTTGTTTTTTCTTTATCTTGCGATGCGATTCATGGAAGGGTGTGAAGCAGGACACGTCGCAGAGCGTCTCTGTGAAGCAGATTTCAGGGCAGTTGGCGCAGTGGCGGCCTACTGATTCCACGTCTCAAGAAGGCCGCTTTGACTGGAACAGGTGCGGGTGCGGGTGCTGGGAGGGGGTGTCAAGGGTTTGAGATTTAGGTGCGCGGCTAAGCGCATTAGGTAAACCAACCCTCCCCTCCCCGACGAGGATCATTACGGCGCACGGAACTGCccctgcgtgcgtgcgtg
Coding sequences within:
- the LOC123074690 gene encoding uncharacterized protein, which translates into the protein MQEASSSSLPALSSAYQPLPSLYLGFLAIWAASGISWAFSSWRNRHFQANNLQWILALVPLIKALQMALSFLFWYSCVHLHTCSLWMSFGVYVTGILFQTASFVSFMLISHGYCIMYERLSIRERRTTAGLGCLLYLSLIGYKAAVPYFTGFLLMNYFASFYIIFRRTSQCLLVLREQLNFVEEEDIHSLHGTLNTKYTMFKRFQGTMQVAAVAFIMVYMRADDTPDNYWFRVLVREWVQFCIFMYIGWNFRIPEASLHLPVMPLMKSNWEITMPPIYSVEMDAADFRGLVSDQWHVGVRTSHAEPCYSSQPLLVLVQNPSPKVSRAAVASGFS